One segment of Streptomyces sp. NBC_01463 DNA contains the following:
- a CDS encoding permease, producing MSNRIRTASTLFRIGIAAGRATPGDRLRWWGLFGAAAAVAFVVLATVATVATFDGREARAEARGPVVAFGENAEPRLLYRQGGDSVGGRPVSLVFVRPLSADAPVPAGVTRWPEPGEVLLSPELLRTGAGEGILTRYGRFAGTIGADGLVTPSERIAYVRVGDEAPKSDRRWLPLAAFGRNGGATGEMVDQPAVTSPLLALWALAGLPALALAVVAARVGSRTRDRRSGLLQALGGTGRHRMIVNIGEAAVPAVLGTLVALAPYAVASVHSTRLAPTGYILDHRDVQGAWPMAAASAAVSLLVVLALVVGTHRVRRDGTSTRPASFGDRVPAWRPALCGVGVALVLTSQYLPRKAQLLVFTSGTVVMWAFLSSVVALLTRRLGSWVAASGRRKGHPGRLVGGRWTHAHPGVIVRLALAMVIGIGIVAQMQVWTSRLGVQSQAAVATHQRIKDTVVEVTPSRMTAAQTDRFRSSLPAGSVLLSHAFHDPGPPKEPWITVGGTCRDLRALRVSCHGAKATAGGNAQVAEMRRWYGDFVFVPASRIGVKADGTESLIVVTPVAGQLAAVKQAAFTLPNPAVQVEALGSGWQGSSRSRLPNWIQLFGITGILFVLVAGAVSAAAEFVRIRHALAPLAVLTGRRGVFRSVASWHLTVPLLVATVVTGVVTAWHSVFFIALVKEGSVSWTVLAAGVSACAAVSLAVGLLGARASAREAERWKPAAD from the coding sequence ATGTCGAACCGCATACGCACCGCGTCCACGCTGTTCAGGATCGGCATAGCCGCGGGCCGGGCCACGCCGGGCGACCGACTGCGCTGGTGGGGGCTGTTCGGTGCCGCGGCCGCCGTCGCCTTCGTCGTCCTCGCGACCGTGGCCACGGTCGCGACCTTCGACGGCCGGGAAGCCCGGGCGGAGGCCCGGGGACCGGTGGTCGCCTTCGGTGAGAACGCCGAGCCCCGCCTGCTCTACCGGCAGGGGGGCGACTCCGTGGGCGGCAGGCCCGTCTCCCTCGTCTTCGTCCGGCCGCTCAGCGCCGATGCGCCGGTACCCGCCGGTGTGACCCGCTGGCCGGAGCCGGGCGAGGTGCTGCTCTCTCCCGAACTCCTCCGCACCGGGGCCGGGGAGGGAATTCTGACCCGCTACGGACGGTTCGCCGGCACCATCGGCGCGGACGGCCTGGTCACTCCGTCGGAGCGGATCGCCTATGTCCGGGTAGGGGACGAGGCACCCAAGAGCGACCGAAGGTGGCTCCCTCTGGCCGCCTTCGGCAGAAACGGCGGAGCGACGGGAGAGATGGTCGACCAGCCGGCCGTCACCTCTCCCCTCCTGGCGCTGTGGGCCCTGGCCGGACTGCCCGCCCTCGCCCTTGCCGTCGTCGCCGCACGGGTCGGCTCCCGCACCCGCGACCGGCGCAGCGGTCTGCTCCAGGCGCTGGGCGGCACAGGGCGGCACCGCATGATCGTCAACATCGGGGAGGCGGCTGTCCCGGCCGTGCTGGGCACGCTCGTCGCGCTCGCCCCGTACGCCGTCGCATCCGTGCACAGCACGCGCCTGGCGCCCACCGGATACATCCTCGACCACCGCGATGTACAGGGCGCCTGGCCCATGGCCGCCGCTTCGGCCGCGGTGTCCCTGCTGGTCGTGCTCGCGCTCGTGGTGGGCACGCACCGGGTCCGCCGGGACGGCACGTCCACCCGTCCCGCCTCCTTCGGCGACCGGGTCCCCGCATGGCGTCCGGCGCTGTGCGGTGTGGGCGTCGCGCTGGTCCTGACGAGCCAGTATCTGCCCCGCAAGGCGCAGCTCCTCGTGTTCACCTCCGGAACCGTGGTGATGTGGGCCTTCCTGTCCTCCGTCGTGGCCCTGCTCACCCGTCGCCTGGGGTCCTGGGTCGCCGCGAGCGGGAGGCGGAAGGGCCATCCGGGCCGTCTGGTGGGCGGGCGCTGGACGCATGCGCACCCCGGCGTGATCGTCCGCCTCGCGCTGGCGATGGTGATCGGGATCGGCATCGTCGCCCAGATGCAGGTGTGGACCAGCAGGCTGGGAGTTCAGTCGCAGGCCGCCGTCGCGACGCATCAGCGGATCAAGGACACCGTGGTCGAGGTGACGCCGAGCAGGATGACCGCGGCTCAGACCGACCGCTTTCGTTCCTCCCTGCCGGCGGGCTCGGTGCTGCTGAGCCACGCCTTCCACGATCCCGGACCGCCGAAGGAACCGTGGATCACCGTCGGCGGAACCTGCCGCGACCTGCGCGCGTTGCGCGTGTCGTGTCACGGCGCCAAGGCGACGGCGGGTGGTAACGCCCAGGTGGCGGAGATGCGCCGCTGGTACGGCGATTTCGTCTTCGTACCGGCTTCCCGGATCGGCGTGAAGGCGGACGGCACCGAGTCCCTCATCGTCGTGACCCCCGTCGCCGGGCAGCTCGCCGCGGTGAAGCAGGCCGCCTTCACCCTCCCCAACCCCGCCGTCCAGGTGGAGGCGTTGGGGAGTGGGTGGCAGGGGTCCTCGCGGTCCCGGCTGCCGAACTGGATCCAGCTGTTCGGCATCACGGGCATCCTCTTCGTCCTCGTCGCCGGAGCGGTGAGCGCGGCGGCGGAGTTCGTCCGGATCCGCCACGCTCTCGCACCGCTGGCCGTCCTGACCGGCAGACGCGGCGTGTTCCGGTCCGTGGCCTCTTGGCACCTCACCGTGCCGCTGCTCGTCGCGACGGTGGTCACCGGGGTGGTGACCGCCTGGCACTCGGTGTTCTTCATCGCCCTGGTGAAGGAGGGCTCGGTGTCCTGGACCGTCCTGGCAGCCGGTGTCTCGGCGTGTGCCGCGGTCTCGTTGGCCGTCGGACTGCTCGGCGCACGGGCGTCCGCACGCGAGGCGGAGCGGTGGAAGCCGGCCGCTGACTGA
- a CDS encoding ABC transporter ATP-binding protein — protein MDRNDLSGLHVSDLRYQVGGRTLLDGVELSVAPGESVAVTGPSGSGKSTLLMCILGLVKPQTGTVNAAGQDITGLGSARLARARRETLSMVFQFGELLPELSPVENVALPVLLDGGRHKEAYLRAEELLAELGVPTGSTPTGALSGGERQRTAVARALITEPAVLLADEPTGALDPEARESVAAHLFTAARDRGCALLVVTHDLSVADRADRRHELRGGLLAEARAF, from the coding sequence GTGGACCGGAATGACCTGTCAGGGCTCCATGTCAGCGATCTGCGCTACCAGGTCGGCGGGCGGACCCTCCTCGACGGCGTGGAGCTGTCCGTGGCCCCGGGCGAGTCCGTCGCCGTGACCGGCCCCAGCGGGTCCGGCAAGTCGACCCTCCTGATGTGCATCCTCGGCCTGGTCAAACCGCAGACGGGCACCGTCAACGCGGCGGGACAGGACATCACCGGGCTCGGCTCCGCACGCCTCGCCCGGGCCCGCCGGGAGACGCTGAGCATGGTGTTCCAGTTCGGCGAACTCCTTCCCGAGCTCAGCCCGGTGGAGAACGTCGCCCTGCCCGTCCTGCTCGACGGGGGACGTCACAAGGAGGCGTATCTGCGGGCGGAGGAACTCCTCGCCGAGCTCGGCGTCCCCACCGGCTCCACCCCTACCGGCGCACTCTCCGGCGGCGAGCGCCAGCGGACCGCTGTCGCCCGTGCACTGATCACCGAGCCCGCCGTCCTGCTCGCCGACGAGCCCACCGGCGCACTCGATCCGGAAGCCAGGGAGTCGGTCGCCGCGCATCTGTTCACGGCCGCCCGCGACCGGGGCTGCGCCCTGCTGGTGGTCACCCATGACCTCTCGGTGGCCGACCGCGCCGACCGGCGCCACGAACTGCGCGGCGGACTGCTGGCCGAAGCGCGGGCCTTCTGA
- a CDS encoding HNH endonuclease family protein — MSGVYARRIAVLTASAALAATTGLLTAPSAQAAMPTPVAASTARTYLGELTVQAEGSSTGYSRDKFPHWITQSGACNTREVVLKRDGTNVSQDSSCAAVSGSWYSEYDGATWTAAADLDIDHMVPLAEAWRSGASSWTTAQRQAYANDLTRPQLIAVTDNVNQSKGDKDPASWLPSLAAYKCTYARAWVHVKHYYDLTVDSAEKSALQSVLNGC, encoded by the coding sequence ATGTCAGGTGTCTACGCGCGTCGCATAGCCGTCCTCACCGCATCCGCCGCCCTCGCCGCAACCACCGGCCTGCTCACCGCCCCCAGCGCGCAGGCGGCCATGCCCACCCCGGTCGCCGCGTCCACCGCCCGTACCTACCTCGGCGAGCTCACGGTGCAGGCCGAGGGCTCGTCCACCGGATACAGCCGGGACAAGTTCCCGCACTGGATCACTCAGTCGGGTGCCTGCAACACCCGCGAGGTGGTCCTGAAGCGCGACGGCACGAACGTCTCGCAGGACTCCAGCTGCGCCGCCGTCAGCGGCAGTTGGTACTCGGAGTACGACGGCGCCACCTGGACCGCCGCAGCCGATCTGGACATCGACCACATGGTCCCGCTCGCCGAGGCCTGGCGCTCGGGAGCGTCGAGCTGGACCACCGCCCAACGACAGGCGTACGCCAACGACCTGACGCGCCCCCAGCTCATCGCCGTCACCGACAACGTCAACCAGTCCAAGGGCGACAAGGACCCCGCCTCCTGGCTCCCCTCGCTCGCCGCCTACAAGTGCACGTACGCCCGCGCCTGGGTGCACGTGAAGCACTACTACGACCTGACCGTCGACTCGGCCGAGAAGAGCGCCCTGCAGTCCGTCCTCAACGGCTGCTGA
- a CDS encoding ABC transporter permease: MLLPVNITLGVVLALLLAAAAAVASFASLGRSREIVVAGLRAAVQLAVVSSLIGWVVHALAPMFAFIALMYAVAVWTAGRRVTGNRTWWWAAVPIGAGVAPVVVVLLLTGLVPVRGIALIPVAGILIGGALTATVLGGRRALDELSTRRGEVEAAMALGFLDRDARLEIARPAASDALLPGLDQTRTVGLVTLPGAFVGMLLGGASPVQAGAVQLFVLVALMAVQAAAVATVLELVARGRLHRESAEPSEGDRAGDSRGDSTGEADPAR, encoded by the coding sequence GTGCTGCTTCCGGTCAACATCACACTCGGCGTCGTCCTGGCGCTGCTGCTCGCGGCGGCCGCCGCCGTCGCCTCGTTCGCCTCGCTCGGCCGGTCGCGCGAGATCGTCGTGGCCGGGCTGCGGGCCGCGGTCCAGCTCGCCGTGGTCTCCTCGCTCATCGGCTGGGTGGTCCACGCCCTCGCGCCGATGTTCGCGTTCATCGCGCTCATGTACGCCGTGGCCGTGTGGACGGCGGGCCGCCGGGTCACGGGAAACCGCACCTGGTGGTGGGCGGCCGTGCCGATCGGGGCGGGCGTCGCGCCGGTCGTCGTCGTGCTGCTGCTCACCGGCCTGGTGCCGGTGCGGGGCATCGCGCTGATCCCGGTCGCGGGCATCCTCATCGGGGGCGCGCTGACCGCGACGGTGCTCGGCGGCCGGCGGGCGCTGGACGAACTGTCGACGCGGCGGGGCGAGGTGGAGGCGGCGATGGCGCTCGGCTTCCTGGACCGCGACGCGCGGCTGGAGATCGCCAGGCCCGCGGCGTCGGACGCGCTGCTCCCGGGGCTCGATCAGACGCGCACGGTGGGGCTCGTCACGCTGCCCGGGGCCTTCGTGGGCATGCTGCTGGGCGGCGCCTCACCGGTACAGGCGGGCGCCGTACAGCTGTTCGTGCTGGTCGCCCTGATGGCCGTGCAGGCGGCGGCCGTCGCGACCGTACTGGAACTGGTGGCGCGGGGGAGGCTGCACCGCGAGTCGGCGGAGCCCTCGGAGGGGGATCGGGCGGGGGATTCGAGGGGGGACTCGACGGGGGAGGCGGACCCGGCGCGCTGA
- a CDS encoding HAD-IA family hydrolase: MPATALTAHALLLDMDGTLVNSDAVVERCWRRWALRNGLDPEAALKVVHGRQGYATMAVLLPDRPIELNHADNRVMLAEETADTDGVVPVGGAPAFMDAIASLPHALVTSADLALARARMTAAGLRMPELRVTAESVGASKPDPEGFLKGAAGLGFEPADCIVFEDSEAGIAAGRAAGMRVVGVGPRAAALSPDAHVDDLSQIRVEAASDGSIVLHFDARA; the protein is encoded by the coding sequence ATGCCGGCCACCGCCCTCACCGCCCACGCACTCCTCCTCGACATGGACGGCACCCTGGTGAACTCCGACGCCGTCGTGGAGCGCTGCTGGCGGCGCTGGGCACTGCGCAACGGCCTGGACCCGGAGGCGGCGCTGAAGGTGGTCCACGGCCGCCAGGGGTACGCCACCATGGCGGTGCTCCTCCCGGACCGCCCGATTGAGCTGAACCACGCGGACAACCGGGTGATGCTCGCCGAGGAGACCGCCGACACCGACGGCGTCGTCCCGGTCGGCGGCGCCCCGGCCTTCATGGACGCGATCGCCTCCCTCCCGCACGCCCTGGTCACCTCGGCCGACCTGGCGCTGGCCCGGGCCCGGATGACCGCGGCCGGGCTGCGGATGCCGGAACTCCGCGTCACCGCCGAGAGCGTCGGCGCCAGCAAGCCGGACCCCGAGGGCTTCCTCAAGGGCGCGGCCGGACTGGGCTTCGAGCCGGCGGACTGCATCGTCTTCGAGGACTCCGAGGCGGGCATCGCGGCGGGCCGGGCGGCGGGCATGCGTGTCGTGGGCGTGGGCCCGCGCGCGGCGGCACTCTCCCCCGACGCACACGTCGACGACCTGTCGCAGATCCGGGTGGAAGCGGCGTCGGACGGCTCGATCGTGCTGCACTTCGACGCGCGGGCGTAA
- a CDS encoding peptidoglycan-binding protein, translating into MTGHICPECGTDNRPGTGRGCACAGRAERGGAGPQDSAPGQQGAGGQHHLGDRERAAEQQRITERHHAERSAEMAAAEDFDPLRIRPYVTLGGEDAGAAADAGPHQEHAPGDAATTMPLFLDPAGPGPGPGPLPDALAPEGTAALPAASLIASGPDPVQPRRRKPFAALIAGAAVVAVVGTAAFVGGLFHGDEGKEADLDQALPSRVNSLPEESAEPSASDTASASASPSRSAAGPPSASASASASPSPSASVTASRSAPPSPSASAVTSSPSATAGSSAPAAVAPSAQPPGGPTLRRGDRGTEVAELQIRLQMVGAFNDSIDGDYTDRVERAVHDIQTWWGIDGDPDGVYGPHTRSTLEQYTPGAGRH; encoded by the coding sequence ATGACCGGACATATATGCCCGGAGTGCGGTACGGACAACAGACCGGGCACCGGCCGGGGCTGCGCCTGCGCGGGACGCGCGGAACGCGGCGGCGCCGGACCGCAGGACAGCGCCCCCGGGCAGCAGGGCGCAGGGGGGCAGCATCACCTCGGCGACCGGGAGCGGGCAGCCGAGCAGCAGCGCATCACCGAGCGGCACCACGCCGAGCGGTCGGCGGAGATGGCGGCGGCGGAGGACTTCGATCCGCTGCGCATCCGGCCGTACGTGACGCTGGGCGGCGAGGACGCGGGGGCGGCGGCCGACGCCGGTCCGCACCAGGAGCACGCACCGGGGGACGCCGCCACGACGATGCCGCTGTTCCTGGATCCGGCGGGACCTGGTCCGGGCCCCGGCCCGCTGCCGGACGCACTGGCCCCGGAGGGCACGGCCGCCCTCCCGGCCGCCTCGCTCATCGCCTCGGGCCCGGACCCCGTGCAGCCGCGCCGCCGCAAGCCCTTCGCGGCCCTGATCGCGGGAGCGGCCGTCGTCGCGGTGGTCGGCACCGCGGCCTTCGTCGGCGGACTGTTCCACGGGGACGAGGGCAAGGAGGCCGACCTGGACCAGGCGCTGCCGTCCAGGGTGAACAGCCTTCCCGAGGAGAGCGCCGAACCGTCGGCCTCCGACACGGCGTCCGCCTCCGCGTCACCATCACGGTCTGCGGCCGGCCCGCCGTCCGCCTCCGCCTCCGCCTCCGCGTCACCCTCTCCGTCCGCGTCCGTGACGGCGTCCCGTTCCGCCCCACCGTCCCCGTCAGCGTCGGCGGTCACCTCGTCCCCGTCGGCCACGGCGGGGAGCAGCGCCCCGGCGGCGGTGGCGCCGTCCGCCCAGCCACCGGGCGGCCCGACGCTGCGGCGGGGTGATCGCGGCACGGAGGTGGCCGAACTGCAGATCCGGCTCCAGATGGTCGGGGCGTTCAACGACAGCATCGACGGCGACTACACGGACCGGGTCGAGAGGGCCGTGCACGACATCCAGACGTGGTGGGGCATCGACGGCGATCCGGACGGGGTCTACGGACCCCACACCCGGAGCACGCTGGAGCAGTACACACCCGGGGCGGGACGCCACTGA